Below is a window of Impatiens glandulifera chromosome 2, dImpGla2.1, whole genome shotgun sequence DNA.
aattaaagtatagtTTAAACTTTATAGGATTAAGtgaaaagttaaattattatttaaaatttttttgatgaaaaaggtttttctttcctctattaaaaataatataaattgaattaaggTCTTGATAGGTAGGATTCTTATCATTTACTTTAAACAATAAACTCTTCTTTaagtaataaaaacaatataataacaataaagtgactttataaaaaacaaaccattttaaaaaaaattaaaaatccatCTAAAAATATTCCAATTTCAAAACTTCAACTTGTTTTGTTTCAATTTCCACAAATAAACATTTgcatatttttggaaaaaagtcaaatttattcaaacaaatcaTAGAAATGCTTGTTTACacatatataacaaaattagcCAAATTCTAACAGGAAATTATAGAGGAGTTCATAGCTATTTTGCCAAAGAAAGATTGATTATTACAAACAACCAAATACATTATAATTGAATAAGAACACAAAATTCACAAACAAAATTTAGTCACATTTAATGTAATTCAATCAATACCCATTGACAAAGAACTGTGTTTGGGCAATATGGTTTCATTTGCAATTCAAGTTTTGGTAGTGAATTGAGTGAAAGAGATAGAGACATTGTAAATGAATGACCTTCAATCTACAACTTCAACAAATTCTATACAGAACAAAGATGATCACTTATCCATGGAAAATTTAAGGCATATAGAAATAAAGGATCTAACCCGTGTTTGTATATGCTAATTGATAGGATCTTGGATCTTGAATCTTGAATCTTTGAATCAATGAGCTGTGATTTTGGATCTTTTCTTAGCTTCACTGTAAAGCACAACACCCATAACCGTGACAGCAAAACCTGTCATCCCCATTACAGTCACCGGATTCCTGAATATCAGCACAGACACAACCGCAGCCACAGCAGCTTTCGCATTCCCCAAAACCTGCAACGTTAGAGCGCTCGTATGCTTCGTTACAAGGAAGTTTGTCAAATTCACCAAATACGCAATGGTTGCGTTACCAATCAGTAAGAAGACAATGAACCAATCGCCTTTCGATTTCTCAATTGTAACCGCTAGTACATTCCCTTCAATATACAGAGTTAAAGGAAGTAAAATCAAAGCAGCCATTGGAGCCATATAAAGCAACAGATTCATTGAATGCAATTTCTCCGATTCTGATGTTAATATTATCCCTTGAACAACCGATTTCAACGCTCTTCCCGCGGTTGATCCAACGCAGATAATGAATCCAAATAGATGAAACAGAGGCTCGCTATTACTAGCGAGAACAATGCCGAGCACTACCGGAAGAAGAGCGAGGTAAACTTCAGCTGATTCCTTCTTACAAATGATGAGAAAAGCGAAAATCGCGGTGAAGAAAGGCGTAGTGGCGCCGATTGCTTGATTAAACGAAACAGGAAGGTAACGAAGAGATGTATTACCACAAACAACGGAGAAACAGAAAATGACAGAGAGTGCGAAGATCTTCATAAACTGACGGCGAGATAGGATTTGCTGGAATGGAACGAATTCAAGCCATCTAATGGCGATAAAACTATAAGCGGCACATGAAAGCATAT
It encodes the following:
- the LOC124923879 gene encoding probable sugar phosphate/phosphate translocator At1g12500, with the translated sequence MVEAQSWTTRRNSNPRLESYPDQVLDIPATPTGEERNGGVSSSFLSPNLLTAAIIGSWYFSNIGVLLLNKYLLSIYGFRYPIFLTMLHMLSCAAYSFIAIRWLEFVPFQQILSRRQFMKIFALSVIFCFSVVCGNTSLRYLPVSFNQAIGATTPFFTAIFAFLIICKKESAEVYLALLPVVLGIVLASNSEPLFHLFGFIICVGSTAGRALKSVVQGIILTSESEKLHSMNLLLYMAPMAALILLPLTLYIEGNVLAVTIEKSKGDWFIVFLLIGNATIAYLVNLTNFLVTKHTSALTLQVLGNAKAAVAAVVSVLIFRNPVTVMGMTGFAVTVMGVVLYSEAKKRSKITAH